The following are from one region of the Spirochaetales bacterium genome:
- a CDS encoding YdcF family protein, whose amino-acid sequence MAESLSLRISLIILAGITALFLVNHEVNSKYRHRIFPVTEVQKRYVCMVLGASVWKNKLPSHILEDRLRVGIALYEEGRVEKLLLSGDHGRDEYDEVNVMKNYVASQGIDVKDIFTDHAGFRTYDSLYRARDVFGIKSLIIVTNSFHLPRALYIANRLGIDAIGVPSDLRIYQTQTKNKVREFFARILAFVDINITKPLPRYLGTPIDIHGSGSASHD is encoded by the coding sequence ATGGCAGAATCACTATCATTGAGAATCAGTCTTATCATTCTTGCGGGAATCACGGCACTCTTTTTAGTCAATCACGAGGTAAACTCGAAATACCGTCACCGTATATTTCCCGTGACGGAAGTGCAGAAACGATATGTCTGTATGGTACTCGGTGCGAGCGTATGGAAAAACAAGCTGCCGTCGCACATTCTCGAAGACAGGCTTCGCGTGGGGATCGCGCTTTATGAAGAAGGCCGGGTTGAGAAGCTGCTGCTTTCAGGCGATCACGGCCGGGACGAATATGACGAGGTGAACGTCATGAAGAACTATGTCGCCTCACAGGGTATCGATGTCAAAGATATCTTTACCGACCATGCGGGCTTCAGGACATATGATTCTCTCTACCGGGCGCGCGATGTATTCGGCATCAAAAGCCTCATTATCGTGACAAACTCCTTCCACCTTCCCCGCGCCCTCTATATCGCCAACAGACTCGGCATCGATGCGATCGGTGTCCCGTCAGACCTGAGAATCTATCAAACGCAAACGAAAAACAAGGTCCGGGAGTTTTTCGCCAGGATTCTGGCCTTTGTCGACATCAACATCACAAAACCCCTTCCCCGCTACCTCGGCACACCGATCGATATCCACGGAAGCGGGTCGGCAAGTCATGATTGA